In Myxococcus virescens, a single window of DNA contains:
- a CDS encoding ABC transporter permease, with the protein MGEIIRVAFDAVLANKLRSLLTMLGIVIGIAAVITMVALGEGAQRSVAQRLQGLGTNVLTVRPGQAFTGGMIRAQASMTIDDAEALRENARHIQAVAPEIESRFQVEYGAKNANLSVVGTWPDYFRVNQGQITNGRLFTDAEDKGRRRVVVLGALAGAQLGLTDTASLVGESIRIRGIPFEVIGVLAEKGAQGFNNPDESLYIPLSTAQFRVMGSDRIRSIAVQAVSDTSMDDAMAEIDQKLRREHRLRPEQPADFNIRDQASLLNTMQETTQTFSLLLAGIAAISLLVGGIGIMNIMLVSVTERTREIGLRKALGATGTDIMLQFLVESLVLCLAGGTLGLLLGMGGAAMLQRMAGWTVVVAPEAIIVAIAFSATVGVFFGIWPARRAASLAPIESLRYE; encoded by the coding sequence ATGGGTGAAATCATCCGGGTCGCATTCGATGCGGTCCTCGCCAACAAGCTGCGGTCGCTGCTGACCATGCTGGGCATCGTCATCGGCATCGCGGCCGTCATCACCATGGTCGCGCTGGGCGAAGGGGCGCAGCGCTCGGTGGCCCAGCGGCTCCAGGGGCTGGGCACCAACGTCCTCACGGTGCGCCCGGGTCAGGCGTTCACGGGCGGCATGATTCGCGCCCAGGCGTCGATGACCATCGACGACGCGGAGGCGCTGCGGGAGAACGCGCGCCACATCCAGGCCGTGGCGCCGGAAATCGAGTCGCGCTTCCAGGTGGAGTACGGCGCGAAGAACGCGAACCTGTCCGTCGTGGGCACCTGGCCGGACTACTTCCGCGTCAACCAGGGGCAGATCACGAACGGCCGGCTCTTCACGGACGCGGAGGACAAGGGCCGCCGCCGGGTGGTGGTGCTAGGCGCCCTGGCCGGTGCGCAGCTGGGCCTGACGGACACCGCGTCCCTGGTGGGCGAGTCCATTCGCATCCGGGGCATTCCCTTCGAGGTCATCGGGGTGCTGGCCGAAAAGGGCGCGCAGGGCTTCAACAACCCGGATGAGAGCCTCTACATCCCGCTGTCCACCGCGCAGTTCCGCGTCATGGGCAGCGACCGCATCCGCTCCATCGCGGTGCAGGCCGTGAGCGACACGTCCATGGACGACGCGATGGCGGAGATCGACCAGAAGCTCCGGCGCGAGCACCGGCTGCGCCCTGAGCAGCCCGCGGACTTCAACATCCGCGACCAGGCCTCGCTGCTCAACACCATGCAGGAGACGACGCAGACGTTCTCCCTGCTGCTGGCCGGCATCGCCGCCATCTCCCTGCTGGTGGGAGGCATTGGCATCATGAACATCATGCTGGTGTCGGTGACGGAGCGCACGCGCGAGATTGGTCTGCGCAAGGCGCTGGGCGCCACCGGCACGGACATCATGCTCCAGTTCCTCGTGGAGTCCCTGGTGCTGTGCCTGGCCGGAGGAACGCTGGGCCTGCTGCTGGGCATGGGCGGCGCGGCGATGCTCCAGCGCATGGCGGGCTGGACGGTGGTGGTGGCACCCGAGGCCATCATCGTGGCCATCGCCTTCTCGGCGACGGTGGGGGTGTTCTTCGGCATCTGGCCGGCGCGGCGCGCGGCGAGCCTCGCGCCCATCGAGTCGCTCCGTTACGAGTAG
- a CDS encoding type 1 glutamine amidotransferase domain-containing protein, with the protein MADGKRIACIVGSGFEDSELRVPYDKLRTEGHEVVLIGKKAGEEVAGKQGKETFRVERSIDDVQVQDFDMLLIPGGHSPDNLRADERFVQFVKEFDDRGKLIAAVCHGPQLFISADILDGRTLTAWTTIQHDLRRIPNVQVKDEAVVRDANWITSRKPDDLEDFSRAIIEDLKGAGARGEQEARA; encoded by the coding sequence ATGGCGGATGGCAAGCGAATCGCGTGCATCGTGGGGAGCGGTTTCGAGGACTCCGAGCTGAGGGTTCCCTACGACAAGCTGCGCACGGAGGGCCACGAGGTGGTCCTCATCGGAAAGAAGGCCGGAGAGGAAGTCGCCGGCAAGCAAGGCAAGGAGACGTTCCGCGTGGAGCGGAGCATCGACGATGTCCAAGTGCAGGACTTCGACATGCTGCTCATCCCCGGCGGGCACTCTCCCGACAACCTCCGGGCCGACGAGCGCTTCGTCCAGTTCGTGAAGGAGTTTGATGACCGCGGCAAGCTCATCGCGGCGGTGTGCCACGGGCCCCAGCTCTTCATCTCCGCGGACATCCTGGACGGACGGACACTCACCGCGTGGACGACGATTCAGCATGACCTGCGCCGCATCCCCAATGTCCAGGTGAAGGACGAGGCGGTGGTGCGGGACGCCAACTGGATCACCAGCCGCAAGCCGGACGACCTCGAGGACTTCAGCCGCGCCATCATCGAGGACCTGAAGGGCGCGGGCGCCCGAGGAGAGCAGGAAGCCCGCGCCTGA
- a CDS encoding response regulator, with amino-acid sequence MGRVRHLLVVEDATRLARAIEEALRSRVERCTHAASLAAARQVLRHDAPDAVILDVSLPDGDSIELLAPLCELEPLPHVIAISGTATAEQAFQLAQEGVRAFLPKPLDLARLEAVWLETLARPPDLVTALRASAGRVPLHGFESLVRDTLVDEALAKSEGSVRGAAKLLRISRQLLQHILSGRK; translated from the coding sequence GTGGGGCGGGTCCGACATCTCCTGGTCGTCGAGGACGCCACGCGTCTGGCGCGTGCGATCGAGGAGGCGTTGCGCTCTCGCGTCGAGCGGTGCACCCATGCCGCTTCGCTCGCCGCGGCGCGTCAGGTCCTCCGTCATGATGCGCCCGACGCCGTCATCCTGGATGTCAGCCTTCCGGATGGGGACAGCATCGAGCTGCTGGCGCCGCTGTGTGAGCTGGAGCCGCTGCCGCACGTCATCGCCATCAGTGGGACGGCGACGGCGGAGCAGGCCTTCCAACTCGCGCAGGAGGGGGTGCGTGCCTTCCTTCCCAAGCCGCTGGACCTCGCGCGGCTGGAGGCCGTTTGGCTGGAGACGCTGGCGCGTCCCCCCGATCTGGTCACCGCGCTGCGGGCGAGCGCGGGACGGGTGCCTCTGCACGGCTTCGAGAGCCTCGTCCGCGACACGTTGGTGGACGAGGCCCTGGCGAAATCCGAAGGGAGCGTGCGCGGGGCCGCGAAGCTGCTCCGCATCTCGCGTCAGCTCCTCCAGCACATTCTCAGCGGCCGGAAGTAG
- a CDS encoding sensor histidine kinase has protein sequence MPESPRPPAMEQMAQRVLSDASNEGEALVSVGRIVFSALILTRFLALGGAHAEGGAAAAWLQLPLLLGSIAVSAMALLAARRRLFGAKLLVASTVLDAVFAHASLLSTVLWHGPHYTGLLRMPDPAAAIAVAFITALRLSPGAAWIGTAANLLLMGGLTALDLHVNARNATYGAKDLMLLFIFIGSAGVFASVICGIARRLVLEAGTASAHMERARTNLRALLREHHDVRTLLSAARLRADLLLREPMGASAPGHASALVQDLGELSSFIESVKARALGELTVIEDATAVNVGATLRRAIEVVQARFARVRFELEETAGLARAAANDVSVRIVGGERGLTHVVTNLFVNACEGDGRQGARTVRISVEPNPTLHGVLLSVSDDGPGFRPGLLEGERPRAGTTKPEGAGLGMLLVSGLVEASGGTLRACNPPEGGARVEVTLPTSG, from the coding sequence ATGCCAGAGAGTCCCCGACCGCCCGCGATGGAGCAGATGGCGCAGCGGGTGCTATCCGACGCTTCGAACGAGGGCGAAGCACTGGTCAGCGTGGGCCGGATTGTCTTCAGTGCCCTCATCCTGACGCGTTTCCTTGCGCTGGGTGGAGCCCACGCCGAGGGCGGTGCCGCGGCGGCATGGCTCCAGCTTCCCCTGCTGCTGGGCAGCATCGCGGTGTCGGCGATGGCGCTGCTGGCAGCTCGGCGGCGGCTGTTCGGCGCGAAGCTGCTCGTGGCCTCCACGGTGCTGGACGCCGTCTTCGCCCATGCGTCCCTCCTCTCCACGGTGCTCTGGCATGGCCCTCACTACACCGGGCTGCTGCGAATGCCGGACCCCGCAGCGGCCATCGCGGTGGCCTTCATCACCGCGCTGCGGCTGTCGCCCGGGGCCGCGTGGATTGGGACGGCGGCCAACCTCCTGTTGATGGGGGGCCTGACGGCGCTCGACCTCCACGTCAATGCCAGGAACGCCACCTACGGAGCGAAGGATCTGATGCTCCTGTTCATCTTCATCGGCAGCGCGGGCGTCTTCGCCTCGGTGATTTGTGGCATCGCACGGCGGCTGGTCCTGGAGGCCGGAACCGCGAGTGCCCACATGGAGCGTGCACGCACGAACCTGCGCGCGCTGCTGCGCGAGCACCACGACGTGCGCACGTTGCTGTCCGCGGCGAGGCTGCGCGCCGACCTCCTCCTCCGCGAGCCCATGGGCGCCAGCGCGCCCGGCCATGCGAGCGCCCTGGTCCAAGACCTGGGTGAGCTGAGCAGCTTCATCGAGAGCGTGAAGGCCCGGGCGCTGGGCGAGCTGACTGTGATTGAAGATGCGACGGCGGTGAACGTGGGCGCCACGCTGCGCCGCGCCATCGAGGTCGTCCAGGCGAGGTTCGCCCGGGTCCGGTTCGAGCTGGAAGAAACAGCGGGCCTGGCGCGTGCCGCCGCCAACGACGTCAGCGTCCGGATTGTCGGTGGAGAGCGAGGGCTCACGCACGTGGTCACCAACCTGTTCGTGAACGCCTGTGAGGGGGATGGACGGCAAGGCGCGCGCACGGTCCGAATCAGCGTGGAGCCGAACCCGACGCTGCACGGCGTCCTGCTCAGCGTGAGCGATGACGGACCGGGCTTCCGACCGGGGCTGCTGGAGGGGGAACGCCCCCGGGCCGGTACGACCAAGCCAGAGGGCGCTGGGCTGGGCATGCTCCTGGTGAGCGGGCTCGTCGAGGCAAGCGGCGGCACCTTGCGCGCCTGCAACCCGCCCGAGGGAGGCGCACGGGTCGAAGTCACGCTGCCCACCAGCGGGTAG
- a CDS encoding DUF4105 domain-containing protein yields MARHAVLIVVVALVRAAAFAASPPEGFGGHPESLRIRLVTIGPGADMHQRFGHSALWVEDTRLKTGVLYSYGTTSIANGGPVRFLLGRPTFWAARLSVERTFLLYRALARSIDVQDLMLTVDQRQRLLARLERDVQPASREYAYHPLRDNCATRVRDVLDEALGGALRDALTEPARATQRELLRRYIQTHPVSELLLMLWLNDAVDAPATQWEEAFLPRELARLLMGVSYVDGSGRRIPLVKREGATSPSMDAPAPVDAGWEGTSTWRLGAGGAALAVILAFLRGRGTHRMFQILFGLYHAVFGLTLGAAGVALGGLMLFSRLDVMQGNENLLLANPLAFALLPLGILMMFGSERAERWARRCVWLLAAGSLLAVVLKLLPSFDQDNRKPMALWLVANVGLGLAHAWRLRRPSTAPAPAAGVREGARGATRWWAA; encoded by the coding sequence ATGGCGAGACACGCGGTGCTCATCGTGGTCGTGGCCCTGGTCCGCGCGGCGGCGTTCGCCGCGTCCCCACCCGAGGGCTTTGGCGGACATCCGGAGTCCCTGCGCATCCGGCTGGTGACGATTGGCCCCGGCGCGGACATGCACCAGCGCTTCGGTCACAGCGCGCTGTGGGTCGAGGACACGCGCCTGAAGACAGGCGTCCTCTACAGCTATGGCACGACGTCCATCGCGAATGGGGGACCGGTCCGCTTCCTCCTGGGCCGGCCGACGTTCTGGGCAGCACGCTTGTCCGTGGAGCGGACCTTCCTGCTGTACCGTGCGCTGGCGCGGTCCATTGACGTACAGGACCTCATGCTCACGGTGGACCAGCGTCAGCGGCTCCTGGCGCGGTTGGAGCGAGACGTCCAGCCCGCCTCGCGTGAATATGCCTATCATCCGCTCAGGGACAACTGCGCGACGCGTGTGCGGGACGTCCTTGATGAGGCATTGGGTGGCGCGCTTCGGGACGCGCTCACGGAGCCGGCGCGTGCCACCCAACGAGAGCTCCTCCGGAGATACATCCAGACGCATCCGGTGTCGGAGCTGCTCTTGATGTTATGGCTGAACGACGCCGTGGACGCGCCCGCGACTCAATGGGAGGAGGCCTTCCTGCCTCGGGAGCTCGCCAGACTGCTCATGGGCGTGTCCTACGTGGATGGCTCCGGCAGGCGCATCCCGTTGGTGAAGCGTGAGGGGGCCACATCTCCGTCCATGGACGCGCCCGCTCCTGTCGACGCAGGCTGGGAAGGAACCTCCACCTGGCGGCTTGGCGCAGGAGGCGCGGCCCTGGCCGTCATCCTCGCGTTCCTGCGTGGGCGCGGCACACACCGGATGTTCCAGATTCTCTTCGGCCTCTATCACGCCGTGTTCGGGCTCACGCTCGGCGCGGCGGGCGTGGCGCTGGGTGGGTTGATGCTGTTCTCCAGGCTCGATGTCATGCAGGGCAATGAGAACCTGTTGCTGGCCAATCCGCTTGCCTTCGCGCTGCTTCCGCTGGGCATCCTCATGATGTTTGGCAGCGAGCGCGCGGAGCGCTGGGCACGCCGATGCGTCTGGCTGCTCGCGGCGGGTTCGCTGCTCGCGGTGGTGCTCAAGCTCTTGCCCTCATTCGACCAGGACAACCGCAAGCCCATGGCCTTGTGGCTGGTGGCGAACGTCGGACTGGGGCTCGCTCACGCCTGGCGGTTGCGCCGGCCGTCCACGGCGCCTGCGCCTGCCGCCGGGGTGAGAGAAGGGGCCCGTGGCGCTACCCGCTGGTGGGCAGCGTGA
- a CDS encoding SDR family oxidoreductase: MDKVIVITGASSGIGAELARQAAGKGARLVLAARRKAELEVVAGQCGHEALAVVTDATRRADMERLRDAALARFGRIDVWVNNAGRGITRSVADLTDDDLEAMWRDNVNSALYGMQAVLPHFQSRDAGQLVNVSSTLGRLPIVPHRSAYSAAKHALNALSACLRQELRETYPGITVTVVMPGVVATAFGDNALGGGPDSRGLPGAQRVEDAATVILDSIERPRAEVYTQAATQAQVERYYQDVEAFERGST; the protein is encoded by the coding sequence ATGGACAAGGTCATCGTCATCACTGGAGCAAGCAGCGGCATTGGCGCGGAGCTGGCGCGGCAAGCGGCCGGGAAGGGCGCCCGACTGGTGCTGGCCGCGCGCCGCAAGGCGGAGCTGGAAGTGGTGGCCGGACAGTGTGGGCACGAGGCACTCGCCGTGGTCACGGATGCGACCCGGCGCGCGGACATGGAGCGGCTGCGTGACGCTGCGCTCGCCCGTTTTGGCCGCATCGACGTGTGGGTGAACAACGCGGGGCGGGGCATCACGCGTTCCGTGGCGGACCTCACGGACGATGACCTGGAGGCCATGTGGCGCGACAACGTGAACAGCGCCCTCTATGGGATGCAGGCGGTGTTGCCGCACTTCCAGTCACGCGACGCCGGGCAGTTGGTGAATGTCTCCAGCACCCTGGGGCGGCTGCCCATCGTTCCCCACCGTTCGGCGTACAGCGCGGCCAAGCATGCGCTCAACGCGCTCAGCGCCTGTCTGCGCCAGGAGCTGCGTGAGACGTACCCGGGCATCACCGTGACGGTGGTGATGCCCGGCGTGGTCGCCACGGCTTTCGGGGACAACGCGCTCGGTGGAGGGCCCGATTCGCGGGGGCTGCCAGGGGCGCAGCGCGTCGAGGATGCCGCGACAGTCATCCTCGATTCCATCGAACGTCCGCGTGCCGAGGTCTACACCCAGGCGGCGACCCAGGCCCAGGTGGAACGGTACTACCAGGATGTGGAAGCCTTCGAGCGGGGAAGCACCTGA
- a CDS encoding metallophosphoesterase: MPLRLFSFSMLIGLGAVLGHLYLYRRLVRPLVRGRLPRLLAIGVLVLMTGVLGNRRTVLDLLPGSAEGLLTMAVYTWMGVALCLVIALLLTDAGRGLTALARRMRPRAPPAPPTPAPSPSVDEDRRRFLGQAVAGTAFVAGGGLAAYGSWRAFSPPLITEVAVRIPKLPKALDGLSIVQLTDIHVGHFIQRRYMDALVQQANALRPDLFAITGDLVDGDVASLGGHVSALAALKSRYGSYFVTGNHDYYSGDEEWSAFLESLGISVLRNRHVSIGDKGASFDLVGVDDWSGGRRRNKKGYDLELALAGRDSDRAAVLLAHQPANFKVAAERGVDLQISGHTHGGQLVPMTMLIGLAWEHSAGLYAHGDSNIYVSRGCGFWGPPMRVGSPPELVKLVLTA, encoded by the coding sequence ATGCCGCTGCGACTCTTCTCCTTTTCGATGCTCATCGGGCTCGGCGCGGTGCTGGGCCATCTGTATCTGTACCGTCGGCTGGTGCGCCCCCTGGTGCGGGGCCGCCTGCCTCGACTGCTGGCCATCGGCGTGCTCGTGCTGATGACGGGCGTGCTGGGGAACCGGCGCACCGTGCTGGACCTGCTTCCGGGGAGCGCCGAAGGGCTGCTCACCATGGCGGTGTACACGTGGATGGGCGTGGCGCTCTGCCTCGTCATCGCCCTGCTCCTGACGGACGCTGGCCGAGGGCTCACGGCCCTGGCGAGACGGATGCGGCCACGCGCCCCGCCCGCGCCTCCCACGCCAGCCCCCAGCCCCAGCGTGGACGAGGACCGGCGGCGATTCCTGGGCCAGGCCGTGGCCGGCACCGCCTTCGTCGCGGGGGGCGGGCTGGCCGCCTACGGAAGCTGGCGCGCCTTCTCGCCGCCGCTCATCACTGAAGTGGCGGTGAGGATTCCCAAGCTGCCCAAGGCCCTGGACGGGCTGAGCATCGTGCAGCTCACCGACATCCACGTGGGCCACTTCATCCAGCGCCGCTACATGGACGCGCTCGTCCAGCAGGCCAACGCGCTGCGCCCCGACCTGTTCGCCATCACGGGAGACCTCGTGGATGGCGACGTGGCCTCGCTGGGCGGCCACGTGTCCGCGCTCGCCGCGCTGAAGTCCCGCTACGGCAGCTACTTCGTCACCGGGAACCACGACTACTACTCGGGTGACGAGGAGTGGTCGGCCTTCCTGGAGTCACTGGGCATCTCGGTGCTGCGCAACCGGCACGTCTCCATCGGGGACAAGGGCGCATCCTTCGACCTGGTGGGCGTGGATGACTGGAGTGGTGGCCGGCGGCGCAACAAGAAGGGTTACGACCTGGAGCTGGCGCTCGCGGGGCGGGATTCCGACCGCGCCGCGGTGCTGCTGGCGCACCAACCCGCGAACTTCAAGGTGGCGGCGGAGCGCGGCGTGGACCTGCAGATTTCGGGGCACACCCACGGTGGACAGCTCGTTCCCATGACGATGCTGATTGGTCTGGCGTGGGAGCACTCCGCCGGGCTGTACGCGCACGGTGACTCCAACATCTACGTCAGCCGTGGCTGCGGCTTCTGGGGACCGCCCATGCGCGTCGGCAGCCCGCCAGAGCTGGTCAAGCTCGTGCTGACAGCATGA
- a CDS encoding tetratricopeptide repeat protein, with translation MKRLGKVGLLVGALTLGGAVVGCKAEDDTAKKHRIVGSDHLSKKEFKEAAAAYALSLQADPKQEKVWEKKAFAHMQMGQMNEAAEAVLKMGELKTTPAEKAEIYRTLASMYMTGGTTEDAEKYFNEALKLEPKDEASLGWIAEIYAQRGGARSMGAPIIKESLEKSLSYYDQVIAINPNSANTYLNKRVVMGRLMEFERQQKEMALSEAAENAKNKEVVAEATARADEHQKRMDEYQVQFAEMTKKFGEAQKAAKAAAPAQ, from the coding sequence ATGAAGCGCCTTGGAAAAGTCGGTCTGCTGGTCGGAGCGCTCACGCTGGGTGGCGCAGTCGTCGGGTGTAAGGCCGAGGACGACACCGCGAAGAAGCACCGCATCGTCGGCAGCGACCACCTGAGCAAGAAGGAGTTCAAGGAAGCCGCCGCGGCCTACGCGCTGTCGCTCCAGGCGGACCCCAAGCAGGAGAAGGTCTGGGAGAAGAAGGCCTTCGCCCACATGCAGATGGGGCAGATGAACGAGGCCGCCGAAGCCGTCCTGAAGATGGGCGAGCTCAAGACGACGCCCGCGGAGAAGGCGGAGATCTACCGGACGCTGGCCAGCATGTACATGACCGGTGGCACCACCGAGGACGCCGAGAAGTACTTCAACGAGGCCCTCAAGCTGGAGCCGAAGGACGAGGCGTCGCTCGGGTGGATCGCGGAGATCTACGCGCAGCGCGGCGGCGCCCGCTCCATGGGCGCGCCCATCATCAAGGAGTCCCTGGAGAAGTCGCTCAGCTATTACGACCAGGTCATCGCCATCAACCCCAACTCCGCCAACACCTACCTCAACAAGCGCGTGGTGATGGGCCGCCTGATGGAGTTCGAGCGGCAGCAGAAGGAGATGGCGCTGTCCGAGGCGGCCGAGAACGCGAAGAACAAGGAAGTCGTCGCCGAAGCGACGGCTCGCGCCGACGAGCACCAGAAGCGCATGGACGAGTACCAGGTGCAGTTCGCGGAGATGACGAAGAAGTTCGGTGAGGCACAGAAGGCCGCGAAGGCGGCGGCGCCCGCGCAGTAA
- a CDS encoding DUF3185 family protein, producing the protein MSFVRLLGVMLAIAGAVLLWSGLKARDSLAERATELITGRNTDRTTLYLAGGGAALVGGILMVLAGGGRRRR; encoded by the coding sequence GTGAGCTTCGTCCGGCTGCTGGGTGTCATGCTCGCCATCGCGGGCGCCGTGTTGCTGTGGTCCGGGCTGAAGGCCCGGGACTCGCTCGCGGAGCGGGCCACGGAGTTGATCACCGGCCGGAACACCGACCGCACCACGCTGTATCTGGCGGGAGGCGGCGCGGCGTTGGTGGGCGGAATCCTGATGGTGCTCGCAGGCGGAGGCAGACGGCGCCGCTGA